The genomic interval ACGCGGGTGGGCACCGAGTCGCAGACCGACCCACGCGTGGGCCGGGACCCGAGGGTAGGCGGGGCTCAGCGCGACCAGCCGTACGCGCGCTCGATCTTCGCGACGCGCAGGGTGTAGCGGTCGTACCAGCGCGCGCGGCCCTGCTCGCGGGCTGCAGCGTGCTCCACCTGCGCCTTCCACGACGCGATGGATGCCTCGTCGCGCCAGTACGACACCGTGATGCCGAAGCCCGCCGCGTCGCGCGTGGACTCGATGCCCAGGAAGCCGGGTTGCTGTTCGGCCAGCTCGACCATGCGGGCGGCCGTGACGGGGTAGTCCGCCGTGTCGTCCTGCGCGGCTTGGTTGGCAAAGATGACGGCGTAGTACGGGGGCTCCGGGAGGGGCGCGAAGCGGCTCATGCACTTAGCTGACCCGACGCGCGGGGACGGTCAACCTCGAGCACCAGGGATCTCGCCAGATGGCTGTCGGTGCCCGTCGAATGTCCGCGCAAGCGCGCTCTCTGCTTGTGCCTCGGCTCGTGACGGTCGCGAGATCGGGAATCCCGAGCGCACCAGGGGGCCTGGCACACCCGCGCACATCGTGCGCCAATAGCGGCCACCGGGGTACCTGGGGTGTCTTCGCCCACCTTGCAGCACTTTGGCGCACATGACAGGTTTCCGAGGCCCTTTTTGGCCCTACGACGCCACGGACCGATGCACGACCCCCAAAACATTCGCGCGCAGCTGAAAAGCTGGCTCCTGGAACACGCCTCGGCGGCCCCACCAGAGGAGTTCACCGACCAGCTGCCCATCTTGGAGGTGGGGCTGCTGAACTCGCTCGACATCGTGGAGTTCGTGCTCTTCATCGAGGACCTGCGCGGCGAAGAGGTCGACACCGACGCCATCGAGCCCGAGGTCTTCACCAACGTCGACAGCCTGTGGGACGCGTTCTTCGCGCCCCTGGCGGCGTAGGGAGACAACGGACGTGGGGCAAGCGACGCGCACGCTGAGGGACGGCTTCCTGGGCTCGCTCGAGCGCTTCCCGGACCGGCCGGCCCTGGCCATCGGGGACGAGGCGTGGAGCTTCGCCGAGCTTGGGGTGCGCGCCGCGCAGGTGGCTGCAACGCTCCGCGCCGTCGGGTTCCGCGACGAGGGCTCCGAGGTGCGCCGCCCGGCGAGCCCCGACGCGAACCCTGACGTGGGCGCTGACGTCGGTGCCGAGGTGAGCCCCGGGGAGAGCCGCCTGGTGGCCGTCTTCGGTCATCGCCACCCCACCGCCTTCGCGGGCATCCTCGGGGCGCTGCTCCACGGCAGCGGCTACGTGCCGCTGAACCCCATGTTCCCGGTCCCGCGCAGCCGCGCCATGCTGGAGCGCTCGGGCTGCTGCGCGCTCGTGGTGGACGCGACGGCCAGCAGC from Sandaracinaceae bacterium carries:
- a CDS encoding antibiotic biosynthesis monooxygenase; this translates as MSRFAPLPEPPYYAVIFANQAAQDDTADYPVTAARMVELAEQQPGFLGIESTRDAAGFGITVSYWRDEASIASWKAQVEHAAAREQGRARWYDRYTLRVAKIERAYGWSR